From a region of the Plodia interpunctella isolate USDA-ARS_2022_Savannah chromosome 13, ilPloInte3.2, whole genome shotgun sequence genome:
- the br gene encoding broad-complex core protein isoform X1, with protein sequence MADNQHFCLRWNNYQSSITSAFENLRDDEDFVDVTLACDGKSLKAHRVVLSACSPYFRELLKSTPCKHPVIVLQDVAFTDLHALVEFIYHGEVNVHQRSLSSFLKTAEVLRVSGLTQNEDVQGPLLQSLRASATAPSPHTPPHPAHTPHPVHTPSYNEKLEEALSLPTPQMLRRIPLPPRRMSRSADNSPDVIKRPRHDNNNTEQNQVHDFSTKNSINNSRHEPGNNGNGISNSSSSPSPRLMDDVVKNEPLDMMCVQNADIDRSTDDTPPHHHRPLGGGPPSRGSSADADDRTPPPQLPPSPFVTPDTKFPSYNFSMAALTDPSLAGKYFCLPSPLAPDGMASTSQAVPPLRMPPPTAGGINEPQECPYCRRTFSCYYSLKRHFQDKHEQSDTLYVCEFCHRRYRTKNSLTTHKSLQHRGSSGMLKRLLKTSALHSALAPAPHHLFDLGASDHGPQLPPGLQ encoded by the exons ATGGCTGACAACCAGCACTTCTGCCTGCGATGGAACAACTACCAGAGCAGTATAACCAGTGCTTTTGAGAACCTGAGGGATGATGAGGACTTCGTGGACGTCACCCTGGCGTGCGACGGGAAGAGCCTGAAGGCGCACAGGGTGGTACTATCCGCCTGCAGCCCATACTTCAGAGAATTGTTAAAA TCAACCCCATGCAAGCACCCGGTCATAGTGCTCCAAGACGTGGCCTTTACCGACCTACACGCTTTGGTGGAGTTCATCTACCATGGAGAGGTGAACGTGCACCAGCGGAGCCTGTCCTCCTTCCTGAAGACCGCCGAGGTCCTCCGCGTGTCGGGCCTGACACAGAATGAGGACGTACAGGGG CCACTGCTACAGTCGCTACGAGCATCGGCGACGGCCCCCTCCCCGCACACGCCCCCCCACCCCGCGCACACCCCGCACCCGGTCCACACGCCGAGCTACAACGAAAAGCTCGAGGAGGCGCTCTCCCTCCCCACCCCGCAGATGCTCAGGCGCATACCGCTCCCCCCGCGCCGCATGTCCCGCTCCGCGGACAACTCCCCTGACGTCATCAAGCGTCCACGCCACGACAACAACAACACGGAGCAGAATCAAGTCCACGATTTCTCCACCAAAAACTCAATCAACAACTCGAGGCATGAGCCTGGGAATAATGGGAATGGCATATCGAATAGCAGTTCGTCTCCTTCGCCGAGGCTGATGGACGATGTCGTCAAGAACGAACCGTTGGATATGATGTGTGTCCAGAACGCTGACATCGACAGGAGCACTGACGACACGCCGCCACATCACCATAGACCACTT GGAGGCGGGCCACCGTCTCGTGGCAGCTCAGCCGACGCTGACGACCGCACGCCGCCGCCGCAGCTGCCTCCGTCCCCGTTCGTCACACCAGACACGAAATTCCCATCATACAACTTCAGCATGGCGGCCCTAACTGATCCATCTTTGgctggtaaatattttt GTCTGCCGAGCCCCCTGGCGCCGGACGGCATGGCAAGCACCTCTCAAG CTGTCCCGCCCCTCCGTATGCCCCCGCCTACCGCCGGTGGGATCAACGAGCCGCAAGAGTGTCCCTACTGCCGCAGGACATTCTCTTGTTACTATTCCTTGAAACGACACTTCCAAGATAAGCACGAGCAGTCCGATACTTTGTACGTCTGCGAGTTTTGTCACCGAAGGTACAGGACCAAGAACTCGCTGACGACGCACAAGAGCCTCCAGCACCGGGGCTCCAGCGGGATGCTGAAGCGGCTTCTTAAGACGTCAGCGCTGCACAGCGCCCTCGCGCCGGCGCCCCATCATCTGTTCGACCTCGGCGCCAGCGACCACGGCCCGCAGCTACCCCCTGGCCTTCAATGA
- the br gene encoding broad-complex core protein isoform X3, whose amino-acid sequence MADNQHFCLRWNNYQSSITSAFENLRDDEDFVDVTLACDGKSLKAHRVVLSACSPYFRELLKSTPCKHPVIVLQDVAFTDLHALVEFIYHGEVNVHQRSLSSFLKTAEVLRVSGLTQNEDVQGPLLQSLRASATAPSPHTPPHPAHTPHPVHTPSYNEKLEEALSLPTPQMLRRIPLPPRRMSRSADNSPDVIKRPRHDNNNTEQNQVHDFSTKNSINNSRHEPGNNGNGISNSSSSPSPRLMDDVVKNEPLDMMCVQNADIDRSTDDTPPHHHRPLGGGPPSRGSSADADDRTPPPQLPPSPFVTPDTKFPSYNFSMAALTDPSLAGKYFCLPSPLAPDGMASTSQVGPLGAGHRCEVCGKLLSTRLTLKRHTEQQHLQPLHSARCNLCHKVFRTLNSLNNHKSIYHRRQRGVPPSPQPQNLTTTGDTKLAPPHHNIDFYKFKDQFNV is encoded by the exons ATGGCTGACAACCAGCACTTCTGCCTGCGATGGAACAACTACCAGAGCAGTATAACCAGTGCTTTTGAGAACCTGAGGGATGATGAGGACTTCGTGGACGTCACCCTGGCGTGCGACGGGAAGAGCCTGAAGGCGCACAGGGTGGTACTATCCGCCTGCAGCCCATACTTCAGAGAATTGTTAAAA TCAACCCCATGCAAGCACCCGGTCATAGTGCTCCAAGACGTGGCCTTTACCGACCTACACGCTTTGGTGGAGTTCATCTACCATGGAGAGGTGAACGTGCACCAGCGGAGCCTGTCCTCCTTCCTGAAGACCGCCGAGGTCCTCCGCGTGTCGGGCCTGACACAGAATGAGGACGTACAGGGG CCACTGCTACAGTCGCTACGAGCATCGGCGACGGCCCCCTCCCCGCACACGCCCCCCCACCCCGCGCACACCCCGCACCCGGTCCACACGCCGAGCTACAACGAAAAGCTCGAGGAGGCGCTCTCCCTCCCCACCCCGCAGATGCTCAGGCGCATACCGCTCCCCCCGCGCCGCATGTCCCGCTCCGCGGACAACTCCCCTGACGTCATCAAGCGTCCACGCCACGACAACAACAACACGGAGCAGAATCAAGTCCACGATTTCTCCACCAAAAACTCAATCAACAACTCGAGGCATGAGCCTGGGAATAATGGGAATGGCATATCGAATAGCAGTTCGTCTCCTTCGCCGAGGCTGATGGACGATGTCGTCAAGAACGAACCGTTGGATATGATGTGTGTCCAGAACGCTGACATCGACAGGAGCACTGACGACACGCCGCCACATCACCATAGACCACTT GGAGGCGGGCCACCGTCTCGTGGCAGCTCAGCCGACGCTGACGACCGCACGCCGCCGCCGCAGCTGCCTCCGTCCCCGTTCGTCACACCAGACACGAAATTCCCATCATACAACTTCAGCATGGCGGCCCTAACTGATCCATCTTTGgctggtaaatattttt GTCTGCCGAGCCCCCTGGCGCCGGACGGCATGGCAAGCACCTCTCAAG TGGGCCCCTTGGGCGCGGGGCACCGATGCGAGGTGTGCGGGAAGCTGCTGTCGACGAGGCTGACGTTGAAGCGCCACACCGAGCAGCAGCACCTGCAGCCGCTGCACTCCGCGCGCTGCAACCTCTGCCACAAGGTGTTCCGCACCCTCAACTCGCTGAACAACCACAAGAGCATCTACCACCGCCGCCAGCGGGGCGTCCCCCCCTCCCCCCAGCCACAGAACCTCACCACGACCGGCGACACTAAACTCGCCCCCCCTCATCACAACATCGACTTCTACAAGTTCAAAGATCAATTCAACGTCTAA
- the br gene encoding broad-complex core protein isoforms 1/2/3/4/5 isoform X5: MADNQHFCLRWNNYQSSITSAFENLRDDEDFVDVTLACDGKSLKAHRVVLSACSPYFRELLKSTPCKHPVIVLQDVAFTDLHALVEFIYHGEVNVHQRSLSSFLKTAEVLRVSGLTQNEDVQGPLLQSLRASATAPSPHTPPHPAHTPHPVHTPSYNEKLEEALSLPTPQMLRRIPLPPRRMSRSADNSPDVIKRPRHDNNNTEQNQVHDFSTKNSINNSRHEPGNNGNGISNSSSSPSPRLMDDVVKNEPLDMMCVQNADIDRSTDDTPPHHHRPLGGGPPSRGSSADADDRTPPPQLPPSPFVTPDTKFPSYNFSMAALTDPSLAGKYFCLPSPLAPDGMASTSQGGARTPQEEYRCEPCNKSLSSLTRLKRHIQNVHMRPSREPVCNICRRVYSSLNSLRNHKSIYHRKQQAPPAPGPFFPVN, encoded by the exons ATGGCTGACAACCAGCACTTCTGCCTGCGATGGAACAACTACCAGAGCAGTATAACCAGTGCTTTTGAGAACCTGAGGGATGATGAGGACTTCGTGGACGTCACCCTGGCGTGCGACGGGAAGAGCCTGAAGGCGCACAGGGTGGTACTATCCGCCTGCAGCCCATACTTCAGAGAATTGTTAAAA TCAACCCCATGCAAGCACCCGGTCATAGTGCTCCAAGACGTGGCCTTTACCGACCTACACGCTTTGGTGGAGTTCATCTACCATGGAGAGGTGAACGTGCACCAGCGGAGCCTGTCCTCCTTCCTGAAGACCGCCGAGGTCCTCCGCGTGTCGGGCCTGACACAGAATGAGGACGTACAGGGG CCACTGCTACAGTCGCTACGAGCATCGGCGACGGCCCCCTCCCCGCACACGCCCCCCCACCCCGCGCACACCCCGCACCCGGTCCACACGCCGAGCTACAACGAAAAGCTCGAGGAGGCGCTCTCCCTCCCCACCCCGCAGATGCTCAGGCGCATACCGCTCCCCCCGCGCCGCATGTCCCGCTCCGCGGACAACTCCCCTGACGTCATCAAGCGTCCACGCCACGACAACAACAACACGGAGCAGAATCAAGTCCACGATTTCTCCACCAAAAACTCAATCAACAACTCGAGGCATGAGCCTGGGAATAATGGGAATGGCATATCGAATAGCAGTTCGTCTCCTTCGCCGAGGCTGATGGACGATGTCGTCAAGAACGAACCGTTGGATATGATGTGTGTCCAGAACGCTGACATCGACAGGAGCACTGACGACACGCCGCCACATCACCATAGACCACTT GGAGGCGGGCCACCGTCTCGTGGCAGCTCAGCCGACGCTGACGACCGCACGCCGCCGCCGCAGCTGCCTCCGTCCCCGTTCGTCACACCAGACACGAAATTCCCATCATACAACTTCAGCATGGCGGCCCTAACTGATCCATCTTTGgctggtaaatattttt GTCTGCCGAGCCCCCTGGCGCCGGACGGCATGGCAAGCACCTCTCAAG GTGGCGCCCGCACCCCCCAAGAGGAATACCGATGCGAGCCCTGTAACAAGTCCTTGTCGTCCCTGACGAGGCTGAAACGGCATATTCAGAACGTTCACATGCGGCCGTCCCGCGAGCCTGTCTGTAACATTTGCCGCCGGGTTTACTCCAGCCTGAACAGCCTCCGCAACCACAAGTCCATCTACCACCGAAAGCAGCAGGCGCCCCCCGCCCCGGGCCCCTTCTTCCCCGTCAATTGA
- the br gene encoding broad-complex core protein isoform X2 yields the protein MADNQHFCLRWNNYQSSITSAFENLRDDEDFVDVTLACDGKSLKAHRVVLSACSPYFRELLKSTPCKHPVIVLQDVAFTDLHALVEFIYHGEVNVHQRSLSSFLKTAEVLRVSGLTQNEDVQGPLLQSLRASATAPSPHTPPHPAHTPHPVHTPSYNEKLEEALSLPTPQMLRRIPLPPRRMSRSADNSPDVIKRPRHDNNNTEQNQVHDFSTKNSINNSRHEPGNNGNGISNSSSSPSPRLMDDVVKNEPLDMMCVQNADIDRSTDDTPPHHHRPLGGGPPSRGSSADADDRTPPPQLPPSPFVTPDTKFPSYNFSMAALTDPSLAGLPSPLAPDGMASTSQAVPPLRMPPPTAGGINEPQECPYCRRTFSCYYSLKRHFQDKHEQSDTLYVCEFCHRRYRTKNSLTTHKSLQHRGSSGMLKRLLKTSALHSALAPAPHHLFDLGASDHGPQLPPGLQ from the exons ATGGCTGACAACCAGCACTTCTGCCTGCGATGGAACAACTACCAGAGCAGTATAACCAGTGCTTTTGAGAACCTGAGGGATGATGAGGACTTCGTGGACGTCACCCTGGCGTGCGACGGGAAGAGCCTGAAGGCGCACAGGGTGGTACTATCCGCCTGCAGCCCATACTTCAGAGAATTGTTAAAA TCAACCCCATGCAAGCACCCGGTCATAGTGCTCCAAGACGTGGCCTTTACCGACCTACACGCTTTGGTGGAGTTCATCTACCATGGAGAGGTGAACGTGCACCAGCGGAGCCTGTCCTCCTTCCTGAAGACCGCCGAGGTCCTCCGCGTGTCGGGCCTGACACAGAATGAGGACGTACAGGGG CCACTGCTACAGTCGCTACGAGCATCGGCGACGGCCCCCTCCCCGCACACGCCCCCCCACCCCGCGCACACCCCGCACCCGGTCCACACGCCGAGCTACAACGAAAAGCTCGAGGAGGCGCTCTCCCTCCCCACCCCGCAGATGCTCAGGCGCATACCGCTCCCCCCGCGCCGCATGTCCCGCTCCGCGGACAACTCCCCTGACGTCATCAAGCGTCCACGCCACGACAACAACAACACGGAGCAGAATCAAGTCCACGATTTCTCCACCAAAAACTCAATCAACAACTCGAGGCATGAGCCTGGGAATAATGGGAATGGCATATCGAATAGCAGTTCGTCTCCTTCGCCGAGGCTGATGGACGATGTCGTCAAGAACGAACCGTTGGATATGATGTGTGTCCAGAACGCTGACATCGACAGGAGCACTGACGACACGCCGCCACATCACCATAGACCACTT GGAGGCGGGCCACCGTCTCGTGGCAGCTCAGCCGACGCTGACGACCGCACGCCGCCGCCGCAGCTGCCTCCGTCCCCGTTCGTCACACCAGACACGAAATTCCCATCATACAACTTCAGCATGGCGGCCCTAACTGATCCATCTTTGgctg GTCTGCCGAGCCCCCTGGCGCCGGACGGCATGGCAAGCACCTCTCAAG CTGTCCCGCCCCTCCGTATGCCCCCGCCTACCGCCGGTGGGATCAACGAGCCGCAAGAGTGTCCCTACTGCCGCAGGACATTCTCTTGTTACTATTCCTTGAAACGACACTTCCAAGATAAGCACGAGCAGTCCGATACTTTGTACGTCTGCGAGTTTTGTCACCGAAGGTACAGGACCAAGAACTCGCTGACGACGCACAAGAGCCTCCAGCACCGGGGCTCCAGCGGGATGCTGAAGCGGCTTCTTAAGACGTCAGCGCTGCACAGCGCCCTCGCGCCGGCGCCCCATCATCTGTTCGACCTCGGCGCCAGCGACCACGGCCCGCAGCTACCCCCTGGCCTTCAATGA
- the br gene encoding broad-complex core protein isoform X4, whose amino-acid sequence MADNQHFCLRWNNYQSSITSAFENLRDDEDFVDVTLACDGKSLKAHRVVLSACSPYFRELLKSTPCKHPVIVLQDVAFTDLHALVEFIYHGEVNVHQRSLSSFLKTAEVLRVSGLTQNEDVQGPLLQSLRASATAPSPHTPPHPAHTPHPVHTPSYNEKLEEALSLPTPQMLRRIPLPPRRMSRSADNSPDVIKRPRHDNNNTEQNQVHDFSTKNSINNSRHEPGNNGNGISNSSSSPSPRLMDDVVKNEPLDMMCVQNADIDRSTDDTPPHHHRPLGGGPPSRGSSADADDRTPPPQLPPSPFVTPDTKFPSYNFSMAALTDPSLAGLPSPLAPDGMASTSQVGPLGAGHRCEVCGKLLSTRLTLKRHTEQQHLQPLHSARCNLCHKVFRTLNSLNNHKSIYHRRQRGVPPSPQPQNLTTTGDTKLAPPHHNIDFYKFKDQFNV is encoded by the exons ATGGCTGACAACCAGCACTTCTGCCTGCGATGGAACAACTACCAGAGCAGTATAACCAGTGCTTTTGAGAACCTGAGGGATGATGAGGACTTCGTGGACGTCACCCTGGCGTGCGACGGGAAGAGCCTGAAGGCGCACAGGGTGGTACTATCCGCCTGCAGCCCATACTTCAGAGAATTGTTAAAA TCAACCCCATGCAAGCACCCGGTCATAGTGCTCCAAGACGTGGCCTTTACCGACCTACACGCTTTGGTGGAGTTCATCTACCATGGAGAGGTGAACGTGCACCAGCGGAGCCTGTCCTCCTTCCTGAAGACCGCCGAGGTCCTCCGCGTGTCGGGCCTGACACAGAATGAGGACGTACAGGGG CCACTGCTACAGTCGCTACGAGCATCGGCGACGGCCCCCTCCCCGCACACGCCCCCCCACCCCGCGCACACCCCGCACCCGGTCCACACGCCGAGCTACAACGAAAAGCTCGAGGAGGCGCTCTCCCTCCCCACCCCGCAGATGCTCAGGCGCATACCGCTCCCCCCGCGCCGCATGTCCCGCTCCGCGGACAACTCCCCTGACGTCATCAAGCGTCCACGCCACGACAACAACAACACGGAGCAGAATCAAGTCCACGATTTCTCCACCAAAAACTCAATCAACAACTCGAGGCATGAGCCTGGGAATAATGGGAATGGCATATCGAATAGCAGTTCGTCTCCTTCGCCGAGGCTGATGGACGATGTCGTCAAGAACGAACCGTTGGATATGATGTGTGTCCAGAACGCTGACATCGACAGGAGCACTGACGACACGCCGCCACATCACCATAGACCACTT GGAGGCGGGCCACCGTCTCGTGGCAGCTCAGCCGACGCTGACGACCGCACGCCGCCGCCGCAGCTGCCTCCGTCCCCGTTCGTCACACCAGACACGAAATTCCCATCATACAACTTCAGCATGGCGGCCCTAACTGATCCATCTTTGgctg GTCTGCCGAGCCCCCTGGCGCCGGACGGCATGGCAAGCACCTCTCAAG TGGGCCCCTTGGGCGCGGGGCACCGATGCGAGGTGTGCGGGAAGCTGCTGTCGACGAGGCTGACGTTGAAGCGCCACACCGAGCAGCAGCACCTGCAGCCGCTGCACTCCGCGCGCTGCAACCTCTGCCACAAGGTGTTCCGCACCCTCAACTCGCTGAACAACCACAAGAGCATCTACCACCGCCGCCAGCGGGGCGTCCCCCCCTCCCCCCAGCCACAGAACCTCACCACGACCGGCGACACTAAACTCGCCCCCCCTCATCACAACATCGACTTCTACAAGTTCAAAGATCAATTCAACGTCTAA
- the br gene encoding broad-complex core protein isoforms 1/2/3/4/5 isoform X6 encodes MADNQHFCLRWNNYQSSITSAFENLRDDEDFVDVTLACDGKSLKAHRVVLSACSPYFRELLKSTPCKHPVIVLQDVAFTDLHALVEFIYHGEVNVHQRSLSSFLKTAEVLRVSGLTQNEDVQGPLLQSLRASATAPSPHTPPHPAHTPHPVHTPSYNEKLEEALSLPTPQMLRRIPLPPRRMSRSADNSPDVIKRPRHDNNNTEQNQVHDFSTKNSINNSRHEPGNNGNGISNSSSSPSPRLMDDVVKNEPLDMMCVQNADIDRSTDDTPPHHHRPLGGGPPSRGSSADADDRTPPPQLPPSPFVTPDTKFPSYNFSMAALTDPSLAGLPSPLAPDGMASTSQGGARTPQEEYRCEPCNKSLSSLTRLKRHIQNVHMRPSREPVCNICRRVYSSLNSLRNHKSIYHRKQQAPPAPGPFFPVN; translated from the exons ATGGCTGACAACCAGCACTTCTGCCTGCGATGGAACAACTACCAGAGCAGTATAACCAGTGCTTTTGAGAACCTGAGGGATGATGAGGACTTCGTGGACGTCACCCTGGCGTGCGACGGGAAGAGCCTGAAGGCGCACAGGGTGGTACTATCCGCCTGCAGCCCATACTTCAGAGAATTGTTAAAA TCAACCCCATGCAAGCACCCGGTCATAGTGCTCCAAGACGTGGCCTTTACCGACCTACACGCTTTGGTGGAGTTCATCTACCATGGAGAGGTGAACGTGCACCAGCGGAGCCTGTCCTCCTTCCTGAAGACCGCCGAGGTCCTCCGCGTGTCGGGCCTGACACAGAATGAGGACGTACAGGGG CCACTGCTACAGTCGCTACGAGCATCGGCGACGGCCCCCTCCCCGCACACGCCCCCCCACCCCGCGCACACCCCGCACCCGGTCCACACGCCGAGCTACAACGAAAAGCTCGAGGAGGCGCTCTCCCTCCCCACCCCGCAGATGCTCAGGCGCATACCGCTCCCCCCGCGCCGCATGTCCCGCTCCGCGGACAACTCCCCTGACGTCATCAAGCGTCCACGCCACGACAACAACAACACGGAGCAGAATCAAGTCCACGATTTCTCCACCAAAAACTCAATCAACAACTCGAGGCATGAGCCTGGGAATAATGGGAATGGCATATCGAATAGCAGTTCGTCTCCTTCGCCGAGGCTGATGGACGATGTCGTCAAGAACGAACCGTTGGATATGATGTGTGTCCAGAACGCTGACATCGACAGGAGCACTGACGACACGCCGCCACATCACCATAGACCACTT GGAGGCGGGCCACCGTCTCGTGGCAGCTCAGCCGACGCTGACGACCGCACGCCGCCGCCGCAGCTGCCTCCGTCCCCGTTCGTCACACCAGACACGAAATTCCCATCATACAACTTCAGCATGGCGGCCCTAACTGATCCATCTTTGgctg GTCTGCCGAGCCCCCTGGCGCCGGACGGCATGGCAAGCACCTCTCAAG GTGGCGCCCGCACCCCCCAAGAGGAATACCGATGCGAGCCCTGTAACAAGTCCTTGTCGTCCCTGACGAGGCTGAAACGGCATATTCAGAACGTTCACATGCGGCCGTCCCGCGAGCCTGTCTGTAACATTTGCCGCCGGGTTTACTCCAGCCTGAACAGCCTCCGCAACCACAAGTCCATCTACCACCGAAAGCAGCAGGCGCCCCCCGCCCCGGGCCCCTTCTTCCCCGTCAATTGA